DNA sequence from the Chroogloeocystis siderophila 5.2 s.c.1 genome:
ATTGAGTTGGGGGTCTAAGCCTTCGCCAAAGAAGAACGAACGACTGTAGCTATTAATGTACGTCAATCCAATTCTGGCATTTTCGCTAGGACTGAAGATAACTTGCGCTAAAGCACCGTAGTTACCATCGAATAAACCATTTTTTTCATTAGGTCTTGCTGCATTAATGCTAGGAACAAGATAACCCAAATTTAATTCCAAGTTGTCGCTAAAGAGGTGTCTTACACCTAATCCAGTACCACCGCTGTAGTTATAAATTGGATTGCGTAGCGCAAATAGCGAAACAGCCCCACCATCGAAATAAGGGTTAAGCTGAGAAGACGCATCTAAATCAACAAAACCATTACCTACCGCTGCAAGGTAAACATTTGTTCTAGAAGTGATTGGAAAACGGTATCGCAGCAATGAAAGTCCAATGTCATTTCCGCTATCGCCATCAAATTCTACTCGACCTTCGTTTGTTAGTAGAGGACCACTATTTGTCCCGCCAAGCGGTGTAATGTTATTTCCTTGAATACGTGTTGTTAGCAAGTCTGCACCAGTAAAACTGGTATTAAAGTTCAGTTGTGTTCTTTGACCTAGTGTAGGAATGCGGTCAATCGGTTCTCCGGCGGCGTTATCTCCTGCTAAAACACTTGTTGCAGCAATAACAATCTCTCCATTGAGCCGCGTTATTGTCGAAAATTGATTTGCTTCAAGTTCAGCAACTTGGGCTTCTAATGTATCAACACGACCGCGTATTGTTGCTAGTTCTCCAGTAAATTCCTCTTGTAATCGTCGCAAGACATCTAAATCTTCGCGGGTAACTTGATTTGCGGTTGCTGTCGTAATTAACTCATTCACTCGATCTAAACAAGCGTTTAGACCAGCTGCAAATTCATATCGCGTTAATGCACGATTACCTCGATAAGTACTATCAGGGTAGCCAGCAATACAACCGTAGCGTTCAACTAATGACTGTAACGCTTGAAATGCCCAATCAGTAGGTTGGACATCTGACAGTTGCGATACTGAAGTTACTTGCCCCATTGGCTGTTGATTATTTGCTGTCAGTATATCAACTGGTAACGTATTGGTTTGCAATGAATTTATAGTAGATGTACTATTATTATCTAAGGGAAAATTATCTGCTATAAATGTCGATTCTTCTAGCTGAACGATCGAATCAACGACTAAGCTTTGTT
Encoded proteins:
- a CDS encoding iron uptake porin, translating into MKKKQHYVLAPLASVIAANLIATIPTSAQVIQENIESSAEPNIAEEQPSILTQSQQSLVVDSIVQLEESTFIADNFPLDNNSTSTINSLQTNTLPVDILTANNQQPMGQVTSVSQLSDVQPTDWAFQALQSLVERYGCIAGYPDSTYRGNRALTRYEFAAGLNACLDRVNELITTATANQVTREDLDVLRRLQEEFTGELATIRGRVDTLEAQVAELEANQFSTITRLNGEIVIAATSVLAGDNAAGEPIDRIPTLGQRTQLNFNTSFTGADLLTTRIQGNNITPLGGTNSGPLLTNEGRVEFDGDSGNDIGLSLLRYRFPITSRTNVYLAAVGNGFVDLDASSQLNPYFDGGAVSLFALRNPIYNYSGGTGLGVRHLFSDNLELNLGYLVPSINAARPNEKNGLFDGNYGALAQVIFSPSENARIGLTYINSYSRSFFFGEGLDPQLNPDFIPFGTSTGSNLANDTFGRPVSVNAYGVSGTLGLGINFAVSGWVGYANQRYIGRGDATVWNWGVGLAFPNLGREGNLGGIFVGMEPKVTEISSTLNGGQADPDTSLHLEAFYRYQLTDNIQITPGVIWLTAPNHNANNDDVVIGVLRTVFRY